Proteins from a single region of Kineosporia corallincola:
- a CDS encoding ABC transporter permease has product MTETLTSGGRSPRARRLFARPETGAAVAALVILVFFLAVAPAFRSADSFFTVLYQSSTIGVVATGVGLLMIGGEFDLSAGVMVTTAGLANSMFCWWFGIDLWVGALLSLALCLFIGFLNGYLVMRTGIPSFLITLGTFFVLQGANLGLTKVITGSVTAPDISRMDGYGFLGKIFASSFEVGGVTVWGTVLWWLAFTALAAWVLHRTRTGNWVFAVGGSADSARAVGVPVDRTKIGLFMAVSFLGWFAGMHTLYRFNTLQAGNGVGNEFLYIIAAVVGGTLLTGGYGNAIGVAIGAFIFGMTSLCIVYAGWDPNWFKAFLGVMLLLAVLVNLYVKGLATSAGPARKAEAP; this is encoded by the coding sequence ATGACCGAGACCCTGACCTCGGGCGGCAGAAGTCCCCGCGCCAGAAGGCTGTTCGCCCGCCCGGAGACCGGGGCGGCGGTGGCCGCGCTGGTCATCCTGGTGTTCTTCCTGGCGGTCGCGCCGGCCTTCCGCTCGGCCGACTCGTTCTTCACCGTGCTCTACCAGTCGTCCACCATCGGGGTGGTCGCGACCGGCGTGGGGCTGCTGATGATCGGCGGCGAGTTCGACCTGTCGGCCGGGGTGATGGTGACCACCGCGGGCCTGGCCAACTCGATGTTCTGCTGGTGGTTCGGCATCGACCTGTGGGTGGGGGCACTGCTCAGCCTGGCCCTCTGCCTGTTCATCGGGTTCCTGAACGGCTATCTGGTGATGCGTACCGGCATCCCCAGCTTCCTGATCACACTCGGCACCTTCTTCGTGCTCCAGGGCGCGAACCTGGGTCTCACCAAGGTGATCACCGGCTCGGTCACCGCGCCGGACATCTCTCGCATGGACGGATACGGCTTCCTCGGAAAGATTTTCGCCTCCAGCTTCGAGGTCGGCGGGGTCACCGTCTGGGGCACCGTGTTGTGGTGGCTCGCCTTCACCGCCCTGGCCGCCTGGGTGCTGCACCGCACCCGCACCGGCAACTGGGTGTTCGCGGTGGGGGGCAGCGCCGACAGCGCCCGGGCGGTCGGCGTACCGGTGGACCGCACGAAGATCGGCCTGTTCATGGCGGTCTCGTTTCTCGGCTGGTTCGCCGGCATGCACACGCTGTACCGGTTCAACACGCTCCAGGCCGGCAACGGTGTGGGCAACGAGTTCCTCTACATCATCGCCGCCGTGGTCGGCGGCACGCTGCTCACCGGCGGCTACGGCAACGCGATCGGCGTCGCGATCGGCGCGTTCATCTTCGGCATGACCAGCCTGTGCATCGTCTACGCGGGCTGGGACCCGAACTGGTTCAAGGCCTTTCTCGGCGTCATGCTGCTGCTGGCGGTGCTGGTCAACCTGTACGTCAAGGGGCTGGCCACCTCCGCCGGCCCGGCCCGGAAGGCGGAGGCTCCGTGA
- a CDS encoding ATP-binding cassette domain-containing protein has protein sequence MTDVGKSYGPVRALHGISLGVAAGEVTCVLGDNGAGKSTLIKIMSGLHPHTEGQLLVDGEELVFSSPREALDRGIATVYQDLAVVPLMEVWRNFFLGAELRSGRYPLAGLRIREMRRIAEEELRKMGIAVHDINQPIGTLSGGQRQSVAIARAVYFGARVLILDEPTAALGVKQSGVVLKYTAAARDAGLGVVFITHNPHHAYLVGDHFVVLKRGRMHLDSRRDAITLNDLTQEMAGGDELDALAHELRREDPA, from the coding sequence ATGACCGACGTGGGCAAGAGCTACGGACCGGTGCGGGCGCTGCACGGGATCAGCCTCGGGGTCGCGGCCGGCGAGGTGACCTGCGTGCTCGGCGACAACGGGGCGGGCAAGTCCACGCTGATCAAGATCATGTCCGGCCTGCATCCGCACACCGAGGGGCAACTGCTGGTGGACGGCGAGGAGCTGGTGTTCTCCTCGCCGCGTGAGGCTCTGGACCGGGGCATCGCCACGGTGTACCAAGACCTCGCGGTGGTTCCCCTGATGGAGGTCTGGCGCAACTTCTTCCTCGGCGCCGAGCTGCGCAGTGGCCGTTATCCCCTGGCCGGCCTGAGGATTCGCGAGATGCGCCGGATCGCCGAGGAAGAACTGCGCAAGATGGGCATCGCCGTCCACGACATCAACCAGCCGATCGGCACCCTGTCGGGCGGGCAGCGGCAGAGCGTGGCCATCGCCCGGGCGGTCTACTTCGGGGCCCGGGTGCTGATCCTCGACGAGCCGACGGCCGCGCTCGGCGTGAAACAGTCCGGCGTGGTGCTGAAATACACCGCCGCGGCCCGGGACGCCGGGCTCGGCGTCGTGTTCATCACCCACAACCCGCATCACGCCTATCTGGTCGGCGACCACTTCGTGGTGCTGAAACGCGGCCGCATGCACCTGGACTCGCGGCGCGATGCGATCACGCTGAACGACCTGACCCAGGAGATGGCCGGCGGGGACGAACTCGACGCGCTGGCCCACGAGCTGCGCCGGGAGGACCCCGCCTGA
- a CDS encoding TetR/AcrR family transcriptional regulator: MAPRNRRRDILDAAAPIFGEDGYERASIDAIASRAGVSKPTVYSHFGGKDQLFRESVADSAQQQNEASLGAILAMDLTPDGWRESLYQLGLALADCSLSPCSVFLDRMIVAEIGRDPDIFELVQTRAVRPVHEALAGRMAMLGNAGYLHIGEPGTAARQFVVLANAELPELTVLGTQRISAEDFEAAVRAGVDTFLRAYAVV, encoded by the coding sequence GTGGCACCTCGGAACAGACGACGCGACATCCTCGACGCCGCCGCGCCGATCTTCGGCGAAGACGGTTACGAGCGGGCCAGCATCGACGCCATCGCCTCCCGTGCGGGCGTCTCCAAACCGACCGTGTACAGCCATTTCGGTGGCAAGGACCAGCTGTTCCGGGAGTCCGTGGCCGACTCGGCGCAGCAGCAGAACGAGGCGTCGCTGGGTGCCATCCTGGCGATGGACCTGACGCCGGACGGCTGGCGGGAGAGCCTCTACCAGCTCGGCCTGGCCCTGGCCGACTGCTCACTCAGCCCGTGCTCGGTGTTTCTGGACCGGATGATCGTGGCCGAGATCGGGCGCGACCCGGACATTTTCGAACTGGTCCAGACCCGGGCGGTCCGACCGGTCCACGAGGCACTGGCGGGGCGGATGGCGATGCTGGGCAACGCCGGATACCTGCACATCGGCGAACCCGGCACGGCGGCACGGCAATTCGTCGTGCTGGCCAACGCCGAGCTGCCTGAACTGACCGTTCTGGGCACCCAGCGAATCAGCGCCGAAGACTTCGAGGCGGCGGTGCGGGCCGGGGTGGACACATTCCTGCGGGCCTACGCCGTGGTCTAG
- a CDS encoding MFS transporter: MAVKEADWRPLAAVAGAALLVVLDGTVVAVALNSLATSFQVRLDQVVWATTAYLLAVAAVLPVLGRLTARLGARRVFVIGLLVFLAGSGLTALSWSVPALVLFRVVQGLGGGLVEPTAMTLAAGLAPAGRMGRVMGVMSTVVNVAPVLGPLVGGLLLETGHWQWIFVINLPLGLVVLVAVLAATRADPIMPDPARAEPSDAPRPDLPRPDASRADVPGLVMLTAGFVAVLLALNRSGEGGADPAVVLIGLSGAALLVLYVPYALRLHRAPALDLRLFARPGFGPGLGVMGLVGLVMYSQMASLPLFAAERFGLAGLRQGVLVSALGIGLLVSMSVGGRLSDGVGARPLVLSGSVVTLAGALVFAAAHASLPPAALYALFVVIGLGFGATAAPTVAGVFRLLGPGEQAAGSTALFMTVQFGASLGVTLLGLLQTVTDDWVRWLFLVVALAQAAVFALGTRLSADVSHEPDQVLSTSGQPPHLSSS, encoded by the coding sequence ATGGCAGTCAAGGAAGCTGACTGGCGGCCGCTGGCCGCAGTGGCCGGCGCGGCCCTGCTCGTGGTGCTCGACGGCACCGTTGTGGCGGTCGCCCTGAACTCGCTCGCCACGTCGTTCCAGGTCCGGCTCGACCAGGTGGTCTGGGCCACCACGGCCTATCTGCTGGCGGTCGCCGCCGTGCTCCCGGTGCTGGGCCGGCTGACGGCTCGGCTGGGGGCGCGCCGGGTGTTCGTGATCGGGTTGCTGGTGTTCCTGGCCGGTTCCGGGCTCACGGCGCTGTCCTGGTCGGTGCCCGCCCTGGTGCTGTTCCGGGTGGTGCAGGGCCTGGGCGGCGGCCTGGTCGAGCCGACCGCGATGACGCTGGCGGCCGGCCTGGCCCCGGCCGGCCGGATGGGCCGGGTGATGGGTGTGATGTCGACGGTGGTCAACGTCGCGCCCGTGCTCGGCCCGCTGGTGGGTGGTCTGCTGCTGGAAACCGGCCACTGGCAGTGGATCTTCGTGATCAACCTGCCGCTCGGCCTGGTGGTGCTGGTCGCCGTCCTGGCCGCCACGCGTGCGGATCCGATCATGCCGGATCCGGCCCGGGCAGAGCCGTCCGACGCGCCACGGCCTGACCTGCCACGGCCTGACGCGTCGCGGGCCGATGTGCCGGGTCTGGTCATGCTCACCGCGGGTTTCGTGGCGGTGTTGCTGGCCCTGAACCGCTCCGGCGAGGGCGGGGCCGACCCGGCCGTGGTGCTGATCGGCCTGTCCGGAGCGGCGCTGCTGGTGCTCTACGTGCCGTACGCGCTCCGGCTGCATCGTGCGCCCGCTCTCGACCTGCGGCTGTTCGCCCGTCCCGGCTTCGGTCCCGGCCTGGGCGTCATGGGCCTGGTCGGGCTGGTGATGTACAGCCAGATGGCGTCGCTGCCGCTGTTCGCGGCCGAACGTTTCGGCCTGGCCGGGCTGAGGCAGGGCGTGCTGGTCAGCGCCCTCGGGATCGGTCTGCTGGTGTCGATGAGCGTGGGCGGCCGGCTGAGCGACGGCGTCGGGGCCCGGCCGCTGGTGCTGAGCGGTTCGGTCGTCACCCTGGCGGGCGCCCTGGTGTTCGCCGCCGCGCACGCCAGTCTGCCGCCGGCCGCGCTCTACGCGCTGTTCGTGGTGATCGGCCTCGGCTTCGGGGCCACGGCGGCGCCCACCGTGGCCGGTGTGTTCCGGCTGCTGGGGCCGGGGGAGCAGGCCGCGGGCAGCACCGCGCTCTTCATGACGGTGCAGTTCGGCGCATCCCTCGGGGTGACACTGCTCGGCCTGCTCCAGACCGTCACGGACGACTGGGTGCGCTGGTTGTTCCTGGTGGTCGCGCTGGCCCAGGCGGCGGTTTTCGCGCTCGGGACGCGGCTTTCCGCGGATGTTTCACATGAACCCGATCAGGTCTTGTCGACCAGTGGGCAGCCTCCGCACTTGTCTTCGTCCTGA
- a CDS encoding (2Fe-2S)-binding protein codes for MLASKGPHLNHGPAVLGARLIGSLGYAAAGRLGIAIAVAGQAYDTGPASLMMRLDDDGLVQQIAVRSRRLAVLPSDPLAGSSGVTTAEDLPALAAWAARGAHDTLAPLIERIHAHTRYGKVAMWNQVADSVLGPATKSPLLAGGDQEAGRAAGQLFLDALVAEGAPIRRRGTVRFARTELAVQYLDPVRGMCCLFYRQDEDKCGGCPLVDKT; via the coding sequence ATGCTTGCGTCGAAGGGCCCGCACCTGAACCACGGCCCGGCGGTGCTCGGGGCCCGGCTGATCGGCAGCCTGGGCTACGCGGCCGCAGGCCGGCTGGGTATCGCGATCGCGGTGGCGGGTCAGGCCTACGACACCGGCCCGGCGTCCCTGATGATGCGCCTGGACGACGACGGGCTGGTGCAGCAGATCGCCGTGCGCTCCCGGCGTCTCGCCGTCCTCCCCTCCGACCCGCTGGCCGGATCGTCCGGCGTCACCACCGCTGAAGACCTGCCGGCCCTGGCAGCCTGGGCCGCCCGCGGAGCCCACGACACGCTCGCCCCGCTGATCGAGCGGATCCACGCACACACCCGCTACGGCAAGGTCGCGATGTGGAACCAGGTGGCCGACTCGGTGCTGGGGCCCGCCACCAAGAGCCCGCTGCTGGCCGGCGGCGACCAGGAGGCGGGCCGTGCGGCCGGGCAGCTCTTCCTCGACGCGCTGGTGGCCGAGGGGGCGCCGATCCGGCGGCGGGGCACCGTCCGGTTCGCCCGCACCGAGCTGGCCGTCCAGTACCTCGACCCGGTGCGCGGCATGTGCTGCCTGTTCTACCGTCAGGACGAAGACAAGTGCGGAGGCTGCCCACTGGTCGACAAGACCTGA
- a CDS encoding ATP-grasp domain-containing protein, with protein sequence MVPVVLLARNPTDSVTHGLLPAAHDLGFPVRVLTDDPDAHRRAYAGAADRIGTPEVLACNVFDVRAVLATIETTGTPSAVISNSDHLQVQTALVADYLGLPGKDWRSAQRARDKGLMRARLRAGGLDDTFCRRLVPGDAEAPATDDAQVPFPVVLKPAEGVASEDVVLVRDRAELAERVREIRSRRDGDLLLEGLLDGPLHTLETLGDGERLRVLGGWQTRVSPPPYFIEERLTWNPQPDPAVVTSVLDQLTQLGAGFGACHTEFVVTERGPRLVEVNDRLIGDHCDFAMARLIGEPLFHNLFRLLIGEPLKDPEVAPVHRAGLVHWILVDGDGELRRAPQAFSETRGEYRLDYRPMQAVGTKVRVTGTNRDYLGSVTVTGPDAAGVEAVTAEFVSGGHWVIG encoded by the coding sequence ATGGTTCCTGTTGTCCTGCTCGCCCGTAACCCCACGGACTCCGTCACCCACGGGCTCCTCCCTGCCGCCCACGACCTGGGTTTTCCGGTCCGGGTGCTGACCGACGACCCGGATGCGCACCGGCGGGCGTACGCCGGTGCCGCCGACCGGATCGGTACTCCGGAAGTGCTGGCGTGCAACGTGTTCGACGTCCGTGCCGTGCTCGCGACGATCGAGACCACCGGAACGCCGTCGGCGGTCATCAGCAACAGCGACCACCTCCAGGTGCAGACCGCCCTGGTGGCCGACTATCTGGGCCTGCCGGGCAAGGACTGGCGTTCGGCCCAGCGGGCCCGCGACAAGGGCCTGATGCGCGCGCGGCTGCGTGCCGGCGGCCTCGACGACACCTTCTGCCGCCGTCTGGTGCCCGGCGATGCGGAAGCTCCTGCGACGGACGATGCTCAAGTTCCTTTCCCGGTGGTGCTCAAACCCGCAGAAGGCGTGGCGAGCGAGGACGTCGTGCTGGTGCGCGACCGCGCCGAACTGGCCGAACGGGTAAGGGAAATCAGGTCACGGCGCGATGGCGACCTGCTGCTCGAAGGGCTGCTCGACGGTCCGTTGCACACCCTGGAGACGTTGGGAGACGGTGAGCGACTGCGCGTGCTCGGCGGCTGGCAGACCCGGGTGTCGCCGCCGCCGTACTTCATCGAGGAGCGCCTGACCTGGAACCCGCAGCCGGATCCTGCTGTGGTGACGTCGGTGCTGGACCAATTGACGCAGCTGGGTGCGGGTTTCGGGGCGTGTCACACCGAGTTCGTGGTCACGGAACGGGGGCCCCGGCTGGTCGAGGTCAACGACCGGCTGATCGGCGACCACTGCGACTTCGCGATGGCGCGGCTGATCGGTGAACCCTTGTTCCACAACCTCTTCCGGTTGCTGATCGGCGAGCCGCTGAAGGACCCTGAGGTCGCCCCGGTGCACCGCGCCGGCCTGGTGCACTGGATTCTGGTGGACGGCGACGGCGAGTTGCGCCGCGCACCGCAGGCATTCAGCGAGACCCGGGGGGAGTATCGGCTGGATTACCGGCCGATGCAGGCCGTCGGCACGAAGGTACGGGTGACCGGCACGAACCGGGACTACCTGGGTTCGGTCACGGTCACCGGCCCCGACGCCGCGGGCGTCGAGGCCGTGACGGCGGAGTTCGTGTCCGGCGGCCACTGGGTGATCGGGTGA
- a CDS encoding IucA/IucC family protein: protein MRPQRRSAPPQVPDWERDLVLRLGTALLREDVAGLRSRAELLPVARARVAGQPSGPRSAIGWTRREESRQTQPDLWLALNGLRMPVRVGSPARGDLMSDLVMREPRVIRVSPTGRSEASRLGAVIRAVQTELLAGVAPDLAREFRAGFQALLTEARAAALGAGLRHRRRSVVLGELRTAWPEAGTTVAGSVVGGAADEVTAESWRVAEALAAHRDHPVYPFSIARVGLDRNSLRRWAPEHAPRFGLRWVSVPREQVATSGDLPAWWPETAPFDPLPAVPLAAEPPPGRLALPVHPAMSPELLGQVLSGISWQPLPAPRLQVRPTLSMRTVMPEADPSVHLKVPLPMRTLGRLNLRLVSRASLADGAVLTHSLRALLERDDRFRHTVLTADESTWLHADPHLAVLVRRWPRLPGARVVPVAGLTARGWDGRMLIDVLSREFFGGDLDALLDTYLRTLLTWQLALWLRYGIVHEAHPQNVLVVLDRPSGRPRLRLLLRDLDSCLVDPELAGPALGEAAPGGLTDHRLISKDPVDLAAMFVTTTLHQCVASVLIETATGTDRPVASLLARVRPLLRELAEEHRTARDTALLTSGIIRAERLPVKRTLTAATLLPKSRTGAADVNKFYGADAPSYL from the coding sequence GTGAGGCCGCAGCGGCGGTCCGCCCCGCCCCAGGTGCCGGACTGGGAACGTGACCTGGTGCTCCGCCTGGGCACGGCGTTGTTGCGTGAGGACGTCGCGGGGCTGCGCAGCCGGGCCGAACTCCTGCCGGTGGCGCGGGCGCGGGTGGCCGGGCAGCCTTCCGGACCCCGCTCGGCCATCGGCTGGACCCGTCGCGAGGAGAGCCGGCAGACGCAGCCCGACCTGTGGCTGGCCCTGAATGGGCTGCGGATGCCGGTGCGGGTCGGCTCCCCGGCCCGCGGTGACCTGATGAGCGACCTGGTCATGCGGGAGCCACGGGTGATCCGGGTCAGCCCGACCGGCCGGTCCGAGGCCTCGCGGCTCGGCGCGGTGATCCGCGCGGTGCAGACCGAGCTGCTCGCCGGCGTGGCGCCCGACCTGGCGCGGGAGTTCCGGGCCGGTTTCCAGGCCTTGCTGACCGAGGCCCGGGCCGCGGCGCTGGGGGCGGGTCTACGGCATCGCAGGCGGTCCGTGGTGCTGGGGGAACTGCGTACGGCGTGGCCCGAGGCGGGGACGACGGTGGCCGGCTCCGTGGTGGGTGGGGCCGCCGACGAGGTCACGGCCGAGTCCTGGCGGGTGGCCGAGGCTCTCGCCGCGCACCGGGACCATCCGGTCTACCCGTTCTCGATCGCCCGGGTCGGCCTGGACCGAAACAGCCTGCGCCGCTGGGCTCCCGAGCACGCGCCGCGATTCGGTCTGCGCTGGGTGTCCGTGCCGCGTGAGCAGGTAGCCACATCGGGCGATCTCCCGGCGTGGTGGCCCGAAACCGCGCCGTTCGACCCACTTCCCGCCGTGCCGCTCGCGGCCGAACCGCCCCCGGGCCGCCTGGCCCTTCCCGTGCACCCGGCGATGTCTCCCGAGCTGCTGGGACAGGTCCTGTCCGGCATCTCCTGGCAGCCTCTTCCCGCCCCCAGACTCCAGGTGCGGCCGACCCTCTCGATGCGCACCGTGATGCCGGAGGCCGACCCGTCGGTCCACCTCAAGGTCCCGCTGCCGATGCGCACCCTGGGCCGGCTCAATCTGCGCCTGGTCAGCCGCGCCTCGCTGGCCGACGGCGCGGTGCTCACCCACAGCCTCCGGGCACTGCTGGAGCGGGACGACCGGTTCCGCCACACCGTGCTGACCGCCGACGAGAGCACCTGGCTGCACGCGGACCCGCACCTGGCGGTCCTGGTCCGGCGCTGGCCACGCCTGCCGGGCGCCCGGGTGGTACCGGTGGCCGGACTGACAGCCCGGGGCTGGGACGGGCGCATGCTCATCGACGTCCTCAGTCGGGAGTTCTTCGGCGGCGATCTGGACGCACTGCTCGATACCTACCTGCGCACGCTCCTGACCTGGCAACTCGCCCTCTGGCTGCGCTACGGCATCGTGCACGAGGCGCACCCGCAGAACGTGCTGGTGGTGCTGGACCGACCGTCCGGCCGCCCTCGCCTGCGCCTGCTCCTGCGTGACCTGGACAGCTGCCTCGTCGACCCGGAGCTGGCCGGCCCCGCGCTGGGGGAGGCCGCCCCGGGCGGGCTCACCGATCACCGGCTGATCTCGAAGGACCCCGTCGACCTGGCGGCCATGTTCGTCACCACCACGCTGCACCAGTGCGTGGCCTCGGTGCTGATCGAGACCGCGACCGGGACGGACCGGCCGGTCGCCTCCCTGCTCGCCAGGGTCAGGCCCCTGCTGCGGGAACTGGCCGAGGAGCACCGGACCGCACGTGACACCGCACTTCTCACCTCAGGAATCATCAGGGCGGAGAGACTTCCCGTGAAACGGACCCTGACCGCCGCCACCCTGCTGCCGAAATCACGCACCGGAGCTGCCGACGTGAACAAGTTCTACGGCGCCGACGCGCCCAGTTATCTGTGA
- a CDS encoding IucA/IucC family protein: protein MNARTTPALSPDRTELRLVDHTARDPDADAITIVALLNCLVREVSGPAGAVEPDGTDRARIRLENTGRLLTADLGRPLGDVSRGTSPPRFTGAVHLVTDRENRLGWRELLTLVDAELTAVTGSSATHLTGQIESSHRLLTEALRHRPPASATDTASAYLDLEQSLLAGHRYHPAPKARSGRPEEVLRYAPELGARFQLHHLAVRSELFRAVQAPGPVMTHDVAPAGYRLLPVHPWQHAILSRGEELPAALADGRAIDLGPSGPWMRPTSSVRTVAADGSGFVKLSLSVLITNCLRINSWHEVQAAVGLAGLLEPLRRELAARFPGTVLLRETRGITADLGPGTADQLGVIYREGLAGRLRAGALPVPAAALAEPVPHPTLAALLDRLSADRALLLEWWRRYLRHLLPPVLYAYARHGVVFEAHLQNVVVALAGDGMPVQLVLRDLEGVKLLTERRAGDLAAMPEPVRGHVGTPAGRGWDRVAYCLLVNHVGGLIAALADRDPGAEQALWDAVRDALREVEPFDELEAVLAGEPVPAKTNLLTRWRAAADRDSGYVPLHLPLG from the coding sequence GTGAACGCCCGCACGACACCGGCCCTGTCGCCGGACCGCACGGAACTCCGGCTGGTCGACCACACCGCCCGGGACCCGGACGCCGACGCGATCACGATCGTCGCGCTGCTGAACTGCCTGGTCCGGGAGGTGTCCGGACCGGCCGGCGCGGTGGAGCCGGACGGCACCGACCGGGCCCGCATCCGGCTGGAGAACACCGGCCGGCTGCTGACGGCCGACCTCGGCCGGCCGCTGGGTGATGTTTCCCGTGGAACATCACCCCCGCGCTTCACCGGTGCGGTGCACCTCGTCACCGATCGTGAAAACCGGCTCGGGTGGCGGGAACTGCTGACCCTGGTGGATGCCGAGCTGACCGCCGTCACCGGCTCCTCGGCCACTCACCTGACCGGGCAGATCGAGTCGTCCCACCGGCTGCTGACCGAGGCGCTGCGGCACCGGCCCCCGGCCTCCGCCACCGACACCGCCTCGGCCTACCTGGACCTGGAGCAGTCGCTGCTGGCCGGGCACCGCTACCACCCGGCACCCAAGGCGCGCTCCGGGCGTCCCGAAGAGGTGTTGCGGTACGCGCCCGAGCTGGGAGCCCGGTTCCAGCTGCACCACCTCGCGGTGCGGTCCGAACTGTTCCGGGCGGTCCAGGCTCCCGGCCCGGTGATGACGCACGACGTCGCCCCGGCCGGTTACCGGCTGCTGCCCGTGCACCCCTGGCAGCACGCCATCCTGTCGCGCGGCGAGGAACTGCCCGCCGCCCTGGCCGACGGCCGGGCGATCGACCTCGGACCGAGCGGTCCATGGATGCGCCCCACCTCGTCGGTGCGCACGGTGGCCGCCGACGGCTCAGGTTTCGTGAAACTCAGCCTGAGCGTGCTCATCACGAACTGCCTGCGGATCAACTCCTGGCACGAGGTGCAGGCCGCGGTCGGGCTCGCCGGACTGCTCGAGCCACTGCGACGCGAGCTGGCCGCCCGCTTCCCGGGGACCGTGCTGCTGCGCGAGACCAGGGGGATCACCGCCGACCTCGGCCCGGGCACGGCCGACCAGCTCGGCGTGATCTACCGGGAGGGACTGGCGGGCCGCCTGCGTGCGGGCGCGCTGCCCGTCCCCGCGGCCGCGCTGGCCGAGCCGGTGCCGCACCCGACACTGGCGGCTCTGCTCGACCGGCTCTCCGCCGACCGGGCCCTGCTGCTCGAATGGTGGCGGCGCTACCTGCGGCACCTGCTGCCGCCGGTGCTGTACGCCTATGCCCGGCACGGCGTGGTGTTCGAGGCGCACCTCCAGAACGTCGTGGTGGCCCTGGCCGGTGACGGCATGCCGGTCCAGCTGGTGCTGCGTGACCTGGAGGGCGTCAAGCTGCTGACCGAGCGCCGCGCCGGCGACCTGGCCGCCATGCCCGAGCCGGTGCGCGGGCACGTCGGCACCCCGGCCGGGCGCGGCTGGGACCGGGTGGCCTACTGCCTGCTCGTCAACCACGTCGGCGGCCTGATCGCCGCGCTGGCCGACCGGGACCCGGGTGCCGAGCAGGCGCTCTGGGACGCCGTTCGTGACGCGCTCCGCGAGGTCGAGCCGTTCGACGAGCTGGAGGCCGTGCTCGCCGGTGAGCCGGTGCCGGCCAAGACCAACCTGCTCACTCGCTGGCGGGCCGCCGCCGACCGGGACAGCGGCTACGTGCCGCTGCACCTGCCTCTGGGTTGA
- a CDS encoding M949_RS01915 family surface polysaccharide biosynthesis protein, whose translation MPPADFAPSWNAQQTGRAPADPPYAAPDSGVPSQGGWAESTPVPQAPADPRSHPQNAASTMPLPLIGDDLDQPYDPGSAGSPAGPQSPAVPPPAPRPPRSPVRRVAAPEPPPAPPKPPKPPKNPVSRRAAVPADRNAYAPPQNGDIWATFSGPIPLPDEELARQGRAPQAPQAKPAPAPRPAAQPGADGPESPLQRFLSVQKPEARFVLLGVAGGLVVLLIVLVALLSGLGGGNSDNTTSAPDPTTTLTGKDATGLKSVKQLKAQNLLRKAGASAGGTVVEAFQWEDKNGLNLVAAIKVPSSKQKTTLKVVQASGLEDGGDPRVLRSMTDPDLPQCNSGRAGGQAAFAKQDSQIMQIRDFDSDGYAEVIVGWSSRCGNNTTASEAKMALITNGDKYIIRGSGVLGSGSGETAAEPAAGKWPEGFYAATSERYTQLFFPVSQ comes from the coding sequence ATGCCACCGGCCGACTTCGCTCCCTCCTGGAACGCACAGCAGACCGGCCGCGCGCCGGCCGATCCGCCCTACGCCGCGCCGGATTCCGGTGTGCCGTCGCAGGGTGGGTGGGCCGAGTCGACCCCGGTTCCGCAGGCGCCGGCGGATCCGCGTAGCCATCCGCAGAACGCGGCCAGCACCATGCCGCTCCCGCTGATCGGCGACGACCTGGACCAGCCGTACGACCCGGGCTCCGCGGGGTCGCCGGCCGGCCCGCAGTCCCCGGCCGTGCCGCCGCCCGCTCCCCGTCCGCCGAGGTCACCGGTCCGCCGGGTGGCAGCTCCCGAGCCGCCGCCCGCCCCGCCGAAGCCGCCCAAGCCACCGAAGAACCCGGTGAGCCGGCGCGCCGCGGTGCCGGCCGACCGCAACGCCTACGCCCCGCCGCAGAACGGCGACATCTGGGCCACGTTCAGCGGCCCGATCCCGCTGCCCGACGAGGAACTGGCCCGGCAGGGGCGTGCCCCGCAGGCCCCCCAGGCCAAGCCGGCCCCGGCTCCCCGCCCAGCCGCACAGCCCGGCGCCGACGGTCCGGAGAGCCCGCTCCAGCGGTTCCTCAGCGTGCAGAAGCCGGAGGCCCGGTTCGTGCTGCTCGGTGTGGCCGGTGGACTGGTCGTGCTGCTGATCGTGCTGGTCGCGCTGCTCAGCGGCCTGGGCGGGGGCAACAGCGACAACACCACCAGCGCACCCGACCCGACCACCACCCTGACCGGTAAAGACGCCACCGGCCTGAAGTCGGTCAAGCAGCTCAAGGCCCAGAACCTGCTGCGTAAGGCGGGGGCGAGCGCCGGCGGCACAGTGGTCGAGGCGTTCCAGTGGGAAGACAAGAACGGTCTCAACCTGGTCGCCGCGATCAAGGTCCCCTCGTCGAAGCAGAAGACCACCCTGAAGGTGGTGCAGGCGTCCGGGCTCGAAGACGGCGGCGACCCCAGGGTGCTGCGCTCGATGACCGACCCCGACCTGCCGCAGTGCAACAGCGGCCGGGCCGGTGGGCAGGCCGCCTTCGCCAAGCAGGACTCGCAGATCATGCAGATCCGCGACTTCGACAGCGACGGCTACGCCGAGGTGATCGTGGGCTGGTCCTCGCGCTGCGGCAACAACACCACCGCCAGCGAGGCCAAGATGGCGTTGATCACCAACGGCGACAAGTACATCATCCGGGGCAGCGGGGTGCTGGGCTCCGGCTCCGGCGAGACCGCTGCCGAGCCGGCTGCGGGCAAGTGGCCCGAGGGTTTCTACGCGGCCACCAGCGAGCGCTACACGCAGCTGTTCTTCCCGGTCAGTCAGTAG